A window of Corallococcus macrosporus DSM 14697 contains these coding sequences:
- a CDS encoding PAS domain S-box protein — MQKPHSTPDWTSLEHRYRLVIDSLREVVFQTDLAGTWTFLNPAWTDITGFSVEESLGRTFAEFLHPDDRERDPEPLRRLFAGEVEFVRHEMRYLTRDGSYRWVEVFARLMHADDGSVLGTAGTLNDFTERKAADGALARRERYLTALVDMQQRLLATQDGGDLYGPALSPLGHASGASRVYAFELHRAPDGTLLCSQRAEWCAPGVKPEIDNPELQNLPMAPTLRRWAEVLPRGDVIEGLVETFPPLERELLEPQGILSLLVLPLRVRGVLTGFIGFDNTAEARRWDRLEVDLLSAAAGAISLALERRDSERALRERERRFRQLAENASDVLYIYRREAPRGFAYVSRVAHAKLGYGPVAHYADAELWYRRVHEEDRALMEQLLEAPEPFQGAPVVVRFLHPDGRTLWLEHVVSPVTDTSGRLVAVEGLARDITERRQAEEALRLSEASFRALLEGVPDAAAIERDNQIVYANAALVGTLGFERADQLVGRPLTEFVRDMRSPDAVRDGALTGERRLVRRDGRTRVAEVVSLPLRFDGQPAVVSIARDVTEQRQLQARLTLADRLASVGTLAAGIAHEINNPLAFVLSNLGFLSDEFNRSLPPGDGAAALQARLKGEPDLGEWQEVLHEACEGAERVRQIVRQLKTFSRPDEERVSPLDVHAVLESVAMMAANEIRHRAQLRRDYGDIPPVMANEGKLSQVFLNLVVNAAQAIPEGAAHRHEIRLATRVDGAGRVVVEVADTGVGIAREVIDRIFDPFFTTKPVGVGTGLGLSICHSIISGLGGDITVDSEPGRGTLFRVVLPTPETVARDTNVEPSARREHRAPRGRVLVVDDEPAVGRVLQRILREHHVDVACSGRQALELLERGPEPDAVLCDVMMPDLTGRDVYEAVRREHAGLERRFVFVSGGAFTVGARDFLASIPNLLLEKPFDEARVRGVVEDLVRQRQPPPGA, encoded by the coding sequence ATGCAGAAGCCGCACTCCACGCCTGACTGGACCTCTCTGGAGCACCGCTACCGGCTGGTCATCGACAGCCTGCGAGAAGTGGTGTTCCAGACAGATTTGGCGGGGACGTGGACCTTCCTCAACCCGGCCTGGACGGACATCACCGGCTTCAGCGTGGAGGAGAGCCTGGGCCGCACCTTCGCGGAGTTCCTCCACCCGGATGACCGGGAGCGGGACCCGGAGCCGCTGCGGAGGCTGTTCGCGGGGGAAGTGGAGTTCGTGCGCCATGAGATGCGCTACCTCACGCGCGACGGGAGCTACCGCTGGGTGGAGGTCTTCGCCCGGCTGATGCACGCCGACGACGGCAGCGTCCTGGGCACGGCGGGCACGCTCAACGACTTCACCGAGCGCAAGGCGGCGGACGGCGCGCTGGCGCGGCGCGAGCGCTACCTCACCGCGCTGGTGGACATGCAGCAGCGGCTGTTGGCCACGCAGGACGGCGGGGACCTCTACGGGCCCGCGCTGTCGCCGCTGGGCCACGCGTCCGGGGCCAGCCGCGTCTACGCGTTCGAGCTGCACCGGGCCCCCGACGGCACCCTGCTGTGCAGCCAGCGGGCGGAGTGGTGCGCGCCCGGCGTGAAGCCGGAAATCGACAACCCGGAGCTGCAGAACCTGCCCATGGCCCCCACGCTGCGGCGCTGGGCGGAGGTGCTGCCGCGGGGTGACGTCATCGAGGGGCTGGTGGAGACCTTCCCTCCGCTGGAGCGGGAGCTCCTGGAGCCGCAGGGCATCCTGTCCCTGCTGGTGCTGCCGCTGCGCGTGCGCGGCGTGCTGACGGGCTTCATCGGCTTCGACAACACGGCGGAGGCGCGGCGGTGGGACCGGCTGGAGGTGGACCTGCTGTCGGCGGCGGCGGGCGCCATCTCCCTGGCGCTGGAGCGGCGTGACTCGGAGCGGGCGCTGCGCGAGCGCGAGCGGCGCTTCCGGCAGTTGGCGGAGAACGCGTCGGACGTCCTCTACATCTACCGGCGCGAGGCCCCGCGCGGCTTCGCCTACGTCAGCCGCGTGGCCCACGCCAAGCTGGGCTACGGGCCGGTGGCGCACTACGCGGACGCGGAGCTGTGGTACCGGCGCGTGCACGAGGAGGACCGCGCGCTGATGGAGCAGCTCCTGGAGGCGCCCGAGCCCTTCCAGGGCGCGCCGGTGGTGGTGCGCTTCCTCCACCCCGACGGGCGCACGCTGTGGCTGGAGCACGTGGTGTCGCCGGTGACGGACACCTCCGGGCGCCTGGTGGCGGTGGAGGGCCTGGCGCGCGACATCACCGAGCGCCGCCAGGCGGAGGAGGCCCTGCGGCTGTCCGAGGCGAGCTTCCGCGCGCTGCTGGAGGGCGTGCCGGACGCGGCGGCCATCGAACGGGACAACCAGATTGTCTACGCCAACGCGGCGCTGGTGGGCACGCTGGGCTTCGAGCGCGCGGACCAGCTCGTGGGCCGGCCGCTCACGGAGTTCGTGCGGGACATGCGCAGCCCGGACGCGGTGCGGGACGGCGCGCTCACCGGGGAGCGGCGGCTGGTGCGCCGCGACGGGCGCACCCGCGTGGCGGAGGTGGTGTCACTGCCCCTGCGCTTCGACGGCCAGCCCGCGGTGGTGTCCATTGCCCGCGACGTGACGGAGCAGCGCCAGCTCCAGGCGCGGCTGACGCTGGCGGACCGGCTGGCGTCGGTGGGCACGCTGGCGGCGGGCATCGCGCACGAAATCAACAACCCGCTGGCCTTCGTGCTGTCCAACCTGGGCTTCCTGTCCGACGAGTTCAACCGCAGCCTGCCGCCCGGGGACGGCGCGGCGGCGCTCCAGGCGCGGCTCAAGGGCGAGCCGGACCTGGGCGAGTGGCAGGAGGTGCTGCACGAGGCGTGCGAGGGCGCCGAGCGCGTGCGGCAGATTGTCCGCCAGCTCAAGACGTTCTCCCGGCCGGACGAGGAGCGCGTGTCGCCGCTGGACGTGCACGCGGTGCTGGAGTCGGTGGCGATGATGGCGGCCAACGAAATCCGCCACCGCGCGCAGCTCCGCCGCGACTACGGCGACATCCCGCCCGTCATGGCGAACGAGGGCAAGCTCAGCCAGGTGTTCCTCAACCTCGTGGTGAACGCGGCGCAGGCGATTCCCGAGGGCGCGGCGCACCGGCACGAAATCCGGCTGGCCACGCGGGTGGACGGCGCCGGGCGCGTGGTGGTGGAGGTGGCGGACACGGGCGTGGGCATCGCGCGCGAGGTGATTGACCGCATCTTCGACCCCTTCTTCACCACCAAGCCGGTGGGCGTGGGCACGGGCTTGGGCCTGTCCATCTGCCACAGCATCATCAGCGGCCTGGGCGGCGACATCACCGTGGACAGCGAGCCGGGGCGGGGCACCCTCTTCCGGGTGGTGCTGCCCACGCCAGAGACGGTGGCGCGCGACACGAACGTGGAGCCGTCCGCGCGCCGGGAGCACCGCGCGCCGCGGGGCCGCGTGCTGGTGGTGGATGACGAGCCCGCGGTGGGCCGGGTGCTGCAGCGCATCCTCCGGGAGCACCACGTGGACGTGGCGTGCAGCGGCCGCCAGGCGCTGGAGCTGCTGGAGCGGGGCCCGGAGCCGGACGCGGTGCTGTGCGACGTGATGATGCCGGACCTGACGGGGCGCGACGTGTACGAGGCCGTGCGGCGCGAGCACGCGGGCCTGGAGCGCCGCTTCGTGTTCGTCTCCGGCGGCGCGTTCACCGTGGGCGCGCGGGACTTCCTGGCCAGCATCCCCAACCTGCTGCTGGAGAAGCCCTTTGATGAAGCCCGCGTCCGCGGCGTGGTGGAGGACCTCGTGCGGCAACGGCAGCCGCCGCCGGGCGCCTGA
- a CDS encoding sensor histidine kinase — MASGSAPLSMTHLDSEEADALLKEGVLRLLLEQASEALVLVDVTGRVLAFNVEAGRNFRMSQPERAEQGWLPGCVWMRAEDASMSVEVPPLARALTGEWVAESRWRVRRPDGTHVVLRASAVPLEHQAGLTAGALLRACEVAASPALDAVDSARLLAEAGALLGAAFDEEAAPRLLRLLVPALADAAVLYLGLPGEPPRPVTALHTEPERHALLQELLRRYPLPPERVLPLFGAGQPERLRVTEAHLEAAARDAEHARMLRGLGLRCYLGVPLVARERVIGALALFRADEARDFTGEEARLAEEVARRTALSVDNARLLQEAREAVRLRDEFLGIASHELKTPLTPLHLKVQLLQKQVDGMAAHHQPVSAERVSETLEVVQRQVRKLTSLVDNLLDVSRITAGRLKLEVEEMDLASVAAEILYRFAPSASQLQCELELHAPVPVMGRWDRLRLEQVVTNLLSNALKYGAGHPVRVAVEAEGLTARLTVRDGGIGISAEDLPRIFERFERAVSDRHYGGLGLGLYITRQIVEAFGGTVRATSEPGQGSVFVLELPRGDIPEEWLTAHGAPEPSTS; from the coding sequence ATGGCCTCTGGAAGCGCCCCGCTTTCGATGACGCATCTGGACTCCGAAGAGGCGGACGCCCTGCTGAAGGAAGGGGTCCTCCGGTTGCTGCTCGAGCAGGCGAGCGAGGCGCTCGTGCTGGTGGATGTCACCGGGCGTGTGCTCGCATTCAACGTGGAGGCTGGGCGCAACTTCCGCATGAGCCAGCCGGAGCGCGCCGAGCAGGGCTGGCTGCCCGGCTGTGTGTGGATGCGTGCCGAGGACGCGTCCATGTCGGTGGAGGTGCCGCCCCTGGCGCGCGCGCTCACGGGCGAGTGGGTGGCGGAGTCCCGCTGGCGGGTGCGCCGGCCGGACGGGACGCACGTGGTGCTGCGGGCCTCCGCGGTGCCGCTGGAGCACCAGGCGGGGCTGACGGCCGGCGCGCTGCTGCGCGCGTGCGAGGTGGCCGCGTCCCCGGCGCTGGACGCGGTGGACTCCGCGCGGCTGCTGGCGGAGGCGGGCGCGTTGCTTGGCGCCGCGTTCGACGAGGAGGCGGCGCCCCGGCTGCTGCGCCTGCTGGTGCCCGCGCTGGCGGACGCGGCGGTGCTGTACCTGGGCCTGCCCGGCGAGCCGCCGCGGCCGGTGACGGCGCTGCACACCGAGCCGGAGCGCCACGCGCTGCTCCAGGAGCTGCTGCGCCGCTACCCGCTGCCGCCCGAGCGGGTGCTGCCGCTGTTCGGCGCCGGCCAGCCGGAGCGGCTGCGGGTGACGGAGGCCCACCTGGAGGCCGCCGCGCGGGACGCGGAGCACGCGCGGATGCTGCGCGGCCTGGGCCTGCGTTGCTACCTGGGCGTGCCGCTGGTGGCGCGCGAGCGCGTCATCGGCGCGCTGGCCCTCTTCCGCGCGGACGAGGCCCGGGACTTCACCGGGGAGGAGGCGCGGCTGGCGGAGGAGGTGGCCCGCCGCACCGCGCTCTCCGTGGACAACGCGCGGCTCCTCCAGGAGGCGCGCGAGGCGGTGCGCCTGCGCGACGAGTTCCTGGGCATCGCCAGCCACGAGCTGAAGACGCCGCTGACGCCGCTGCACCTCAAGGTGCAGCTCCTCCAGAAGCAGGTGGACGGGATGGCGGCGCACCACCAGCCGGTGTCCGCCGAGCGCGTGTCGGAGACGCTGGAGGTGGTGCAGCGCCAGGTGCGCAAGCTGACGAGCCTGGTGGACAACCTGCTGGACGTGTCGCGCATCACCGCGGGCCGCCTGAAGCTGGAGGTGGAGGAGATGGACCTGGCCAGCGTGGCCGCGGAAATCCTCTACCGCTTCGCGCCGTCCGCCTCGCAGCTCCAGTGCGAGCTGGAGCTGCACGCGCCGGTGCCCGTCATGGGCCGGTGGGACCGGCTGCGGCTGGAGCAGGTGGTGACCAACCTGCTGTCCAACGCGCTGAAGTACGGCGCGGGCCACCCGGTGCGGGTGGCGGTGGAGGCGGAGGGGCTCACCGCGCGGCTCACCGTGCGCGACGGCGGCATCGGCATCTCCGCGGAGGACCTGCCGCGCATCTTCGAGCGCTTCGAGCGCGCGGTGAGTGACAGGCACTACGGTGGCCTGGGCCTGGGGCTCTACATCACCCGGCAAATCGTGGAGGCCTTCGGCGGCACGGTGCGCGCCACCAGCGAGCCGGGGCAGGGCTCCGTCTTCGTCCTGGAGCTGCCGCGCGGCGACATCCCCGAGGAGTGGCTGACGGCGCACGGCGCGCCGGAGCCGTCCACGTCCTGA
- a CDS encoding ATP-binding protein — protein MSSSPSPQILAPAPPPSPLPLTWPAAVVGLMFGVLMTYVPYEFRVASFRPLYPYVRVLGLTYLTGSILLMGALLYPRAPRWLDVTGRVLLGAAVALYWWVLNVLPGSFTGIILYPVLFGGVVLEAWPAMRQRPVLRTFAALTGAAFGVAMLLVPERFPLSVYAHLAPLRPLVGVLFAVCGAGMLLPSHRLHRRLPALFMGVLAVPFALLAYALGRGTSWLGASVYAVLTLACVAQALDWRPRAPRTVGWKLLRGLAFAGLVPLLALGGLAAYLAQNAIEQQVRDDTQRAAAGEADFLRRYLDDAGESLALMLESPGFRAAFAAASPQRLEPYLVNLAAQARAFDAALAVDTQGHILAASPGVAGWDLKPRDFLPAAFTRGAEVSPPFIRPPGQPLVAVTQPFREDGEVRGMLVGLLSLERLSQATTPASRRFRVQVLDRRGLKVLRDTSPGAPLLGEAHLPAALNQELRRPGIGVLEAFDAADRRMLAAEAPVEGTEWSVLVTQELVVAYAAITRMSAAVVGLVLLGVLMALLLSQLVARDVIRRLDHLRAATAALAAGDWAQRVEVEEDDELGELARGFNEMAARTGATQTELKEAVRAREEFLSVASHELRTPLTPLKGFAALTLQRLERGGDFPERERLLKALRSMARQTERLTRLVDDLLDTARIQGGRLELERQRLDLVPLLREVMERFELRTESGVTFALEVPGHPVEGDWDALRLEQVLTNLVSNAVRYSPHGGAVRLSLEAGEEQVLLRVRDEGIGIPPENVADLFRPFARASNAQARHYGGLGLGLFICREIVERHGGTIWAESPGPQRGSSFHVRLPRGAAPARPASAA, from the coding sequence ATGTCTTCTTCGCCTTCACCGCAAATCCTGGCGCCCGCTCCGCCGCCCTCACCGCTGCCGCTCACCTGGCCCGCGGCCGTCGTGGGGCTGATGTTCGGCGTGCTGATGACGTACGTGCCGTACGAGTTCCGGGTGGCCTCCTTCCGGCCGCTCTACCCGTACGTGCGCGTGCTGGGCCTCACGTACCTGACGGGCAGCATCCTGCTCATGGGCGCGCTGCTGTACCCGCGCGCGCCGCGCTGGCTGGACGTCACGGGGCGCGTGCTGCTGGGCGCGGCCGTGGCGCTGTACTGGTGGGTGCTCAACGTCCTGCCGGGCAGCTTCACGGGCATCATCCTCTACCCGGTGCTCTTCGGCGGCGTGGTGCTGGAGGCGTGGCCCGCCATGCGCCAGCGGCCCGTGCTGCGCACCTTCGCGGCGCTCACCGGCGCGGCGTTCGGCGTGGCCATGCTGCTGGTGCCCGAGCGCTTCCCGCTGTCCGTCTACGCGCACCTGGCTCCGCTGCGGCCCCTGGTGGGCGTGCTCTTCGCCGTCTGCGGCGCGGGCATGCTGCTGCCCTCCCACCGGCTGCACCGCCGGCTGCCGGCCCTCTTCATGGGCGTGCTGGCGGTGCCCTTCGCCCTGCTGGCCTACGCGCTGGGCCGCGGCACGTCCTGGCTGGGCGCCAGCGTGTACGCGGTGCTGACGCTGGCCTGCGTGGCGCAGGCGCTGGACTGGCGCCCGCGCGCGCCGCGCACCGTGGGGTGGAAGCTGCTGCGCGGGCTGGCCTTCGCGGGGCTGGTGCCGCTGCTGGCGCTGGGCGGCCTGGCGGCGTACCTGGCGCAGAACGCCATTGAACAGCAGGTGCGCGACGACACGCAGCGCGCCGCCGCGGGCGAGGCCGACTTCCTGCGGCGCTACCTGGACGACGCGGGCGAGTCCCTGGCGCTGATGTTGGAGTCTCCCGGCTTCCGCGCCGCCTTCGCCGCGGCCTCGCCCCAGCGGCTGGAGCCCTACCTGGTGAACCTGGCGGCCCAGGCGCGCGCCTTCGACGCGGCGCTCGCGGTGGACACCCAGGGCCACATCCTGGCCGCGTCCCCCGGCGTGGCGGGGTGGGACTTGAAGCCGCGAGACTTCCTGCCCGCGGCCTTCACCCGTGGCGCGGAGGTGTCCCCGCCCTTCATCCGCCCGCCGGGCCAGCCGCTGGTCGCGGTGACGCAGCCCTTCCGCGAGGACGGCGAGGTGCGGGGCATGCTGGTGGGCCTCCTGTCCCTGGAGCGCCTGAGCCAGGCCACCACGCCGGCGTCGCGGCGCTTCCGCGTGCAGGTGCTGGACCGGCGCGGCCTCAAGGTGCTGCGCGACACCTCACCCGGCGCGCCCCTGCTGGGCGAGGCGCACCTGCCGGCAGCGCTCAACCAGGAGCTGCGGCGTCCCGGCATCGGCGTGCTGGAGGCCTTCGACGCGGCCGACCGCCGCATGCTCGCCGCCGAGGCCCCCGTGGAGGGCACGGAGTGGAGCGTGCTGGTGACGCAGGAGCTGGTGGTGGCCTACGCGGCGATTACACGCATGAGCGCCGCGGTGGTGGGGCTGGTGCTGCTGGGCGTCCTCATGGCCCTGCTGCTGTCGCAGCTCGTGGCCCGCGACGTCATCCGCCGCCTGGACCACCTGCGCGCCGCCACCGCCGCGCTGGCGGCGGGGGACTGGGCGCAGCGCGTGGAGGTGGAGGAGGACGACGAGCTGGGCGAGCTGGCCCGCGGCTTCAACGAGATGGCGGCCCGCACGGGCGCCACCCAGACGGAGCTGAAGGAGGCGGTGCGCGCGCGCGAGGAGTTCCTCAGCGTGGCCAGCCACGAGCTGCGCACGCCGCTCACCCCGCTCAAGGGCTTCGCCGCGCTCACCCTCCAGCGGCTGGAGAGGGGCGGCGACTTCCCGGAGCGCGAGCGGCTGCTCAAGGCGCTGCGCTCCATGGCCCGGCAGACGGAGCGGCTGACGCGGCTGGTGGACGACCTGCTGGACACCGCCCGCATCCAGGGCGGGCGGCTGGAGCTGGAGCGCCAGCGCCTGGACCTGGTGCCGCTCTTGCGCGAGGTGATGGAGCGCTTCGAGCTGCGCACCGAGTCCGGCGTCACCTTCGCGCTGGAGGTGCCGGGCCACCCCGTGGAGGGGGACTGGGACGCGCTGCGCCTGGAGCAGGTGCTCACCAACCTGGTCAGCAACGCCGTGCGCTACTCCCCCCACGGCGGCGCGGTGCGCCTGTCGCTGGAGGCGGGGGAGGAGCAGGTGCTGCTGCGCGTGCGGGACGAGGGCATCGGCATCCCGCCGGAGAACGTGGCGGACCTGTTCCGGCCCTTCGCCCGCGCGTCCAACGCGCAGGCGCGCCACTACGGCGGGCTGGGGCTGGGCCTCTTCATCTGCCGCGAAATCGTGGAGCGCCACGGCGGCACCATCTGGGCGGAGAGCCCCGGGCCCCAGCGCGGCAGCAGCTTCCACGTCCGGCTGCCCCGCGGCGCCGCGCCCGCGAGGCCGGCGAGCGCGGCCTGA
- a CDS encoding DMT family transporter codes for MTPAPGWSRVRPLASSTVILGSAGCSFGVAMLVCGPAFPGSVMGWAAVVGLALVATVAAVLLFFVGIQRIGTVNTSLVSNLEPLTAVVLGALFLDERLTPRQVLGGVLILGAAVMLARADVPRASPAPPAGGGAPGPVPGT; via the coding sequence GTGACACCGGCGCCCGGTTGGAGCAGGGTTCGCCCGCTGGCCTCCAGCACCGTCATCCTGGGCTCGGCGGGCTGCTCCTTCGGCGTGGCCATGCTGGTGTGCGGGCCCGCCTTCCCGGGCTCCGTCATGGGCTGGGCCGCGGTGGTGGGGCTGGCGCTGGTGGCCACGGTGGCCGCGGTGCTGCTCTTCTTCGTGGGCATCCAGCGCATCGGCACGGTGAACACGTCGCTGGTGTCCAACCTGGAGCCGCTGACGGCGGTGGTGCTGGGCGCGCTCTTCCTGGACGAGCGGCTCACCCCGCGCCAGGTGCTGGGCGGGGTGCTCATCCTCGGGGCGGCGGTGATGCTGGCGCGCGCCGACGTGCCCCGCGCCTCGCCAGCGCCGCCCGCGGGGGGCGGTGCTCCGGGGCCGGTGCCCGGCACCTGA
- a CDS encoding GreA/GreB family elongation factor — translation MPLDKHALLGQLADRLQQSDRLAHRAEAEAREAARSLATESEKKEDGRAALEFGSLATGQAQRARRVQEELQALTKFGQAEFPRFPRQGPVGLGAIVDVSTEDEDGFSERTFFVLPAGAGTELTGPGGDGFLSVITPASPVGRALMGRKAGDTVEVTLAGEVREWTVLEVA, via the coding sequence ATGCCACTCGACAAGCATGCACTCCTGGGCCAGCTCGCGGACCGCCTCCAGCAGAGCGACCGGCTGGCCCACCGCGCCGAGGCGGAGGCCCGCGAGGCGGCCCGCAGCCTGGCCACGGAGTCCGAGAAGAAGGAAGACGGCCGGGCCGCGCTGGAGTTCGGCAGCCTCGCCACCGGCCAGGCCCAGCGGGCCCGCCGGGTCCAGGAGGAGCTCCAGGCGCTGACGAAGTTCGGCCAGGCGGAGTTCCCCCGCTTCCCCCGGCAGGGGCCGGTGGGGCTGGGCGCCATCGTGGACGTCAGCACCGAGGACGAGGACGGCTTCTCCGAGAGGACCTTCTTCGTCCTGCCGGCGGGCGCGGGCACCGAGCTGACGGGCCCGGGCGGGGACGGCTTCCTGTCCGTCATCACCCCCGCCTCTCCCGTGGGACGCGCCCTCATGGGCCGTAAGGCAGGCGACACGGTGGAGGTGACGCTCGCGGGCGAGGTCCGTGAGTGGACGGTGCTCGAGGTCGCGTGA
- a CDS encoding alpha/beta fold hydrolase, translating into MRKLLAALLALPVLAACGPAPESDSNDTQPAPEGAQVGTTEQELFGTPRERSVRLRTGVTLRYVEQGLPLGPAVVFLHGYTDSHHTWDLNLRTFPRNYHVYVLDQRGHGDSTRPACCYTQQSFAADVDAFLEAVGERSAILVGHSMGSFIAQQVALDYPRRVKGLVLAGSAPTVAGNPVALEVKSIVDTYEGAVDPEFIRAFQESTFVRPVPASYIDRLVSESSKVPARVWQDAMDGMLAEDHSARLDRIRVPVLVIGGDQDGFFPVADQQALVDALPDAEFKLYPDTGHAPHAERPRRFNQDVHRFLREVTRW; encoded by the coding sequence ATGAGAAAGCTCCTCGCCGCCCTGCTCGCTCTTCCCGTCCTCGCCGCCTGTGGCCCCGCGCCGGAGTCCGACTCGAATGACACGCAGCCGGCGCCCGAGGGGGCCCAGGTCGGCACCACCGAGCAGGAGCTGTTCGGCACGCCCCGTGAGCGCTCCGTCCGCCTGCGCACGGGCGTGACGCTGCGCTACGTGGAGCAGGGCCTGCCGTTGGGCCCGGCGGTGGTGTTCCTCCACGGCTACACGGACTCCCACCACACGTGGGATTTGAACCTGCGCACCTTCCCGCGCAACTACCACGTCTACGTGCTGGACCAGCGCGGCCACGGGGATTCGACGCGGCCGGCGTGCTGCTACACGCAGCAGTCCTTCGCCGCGGACGTGGATGCCTTCCTGGAGGCGGTGGGGGAGCGCAGCGCCATCCTCGTGGGCCACTCCATGGGCAGCTTCATCGCGCAGCAGGTGGCGCTGGATTATCCGCGGCGCGTGAAGGGCCTGGTGCTGGCCGGCTCGGCGCCCACCGTCGCCGGCAACCCGGTGGCGCTGGAGGTGAAGTCCATCGTGGACACGTACGAGGGCGCGGTGGACCCGGAGTTCATCCGCGCGTTCCAGGAGAGCACCTTCGTGCGCCCCGTCCCGGCGTCGTACATCGACCGGCTCGTCTCCGAGAGCAGCAAGGTCCCCGCCCGCGTGTGGCAGGACGCGATGGACGGGATGCTCGCGGAGGACCACTCGGCGCGGCTGGACCGCATCCGCGTGCCGGTGCTCGTCATCGGCGGTGACCAGGACGGCTTCTTCCCCGTCGCCGACCAGCAGGCGCTGGTGGACGCCCTGCCGGACGCCGAGTTCAAGCTGTACCCGGACACCGGCCACGCGCCCCACGCGGAGCGGCCGCGGCGCTTCAACCAGGACGTGCACCGCTTCCTGCGCGAGGTGACGCGCTGGTAG
- a CDS encoding rhodanese-like domain-containing protein yields the protein MTPQELSEKARQLVAGGAVLLDVRTPQEFQEGHPEPARNIPVQELPQRIAEVGPPGTPVVVYCAAGGRSAQAAQLLRANGFPDVFDLKSVKNW from the coding sequence ATGACACCCCAGGAACTCTCGGAGAAGGCCCGGCAGCTCGTCGCCGGCGGGGCGGTGCTGCTGGATGTGCGCACGCCGCAGGAATTCCAGGAAGGGCACCCGGAGCCCGCCCGGAACATCCCCGTGCAGGAGCTCCCCCAACGCATCGCCGAGGTGGGCCCGCCCGGCACGCCCGTGGTGGTGTACTGCGCCGCCGGTGGCCGCAGCGCCCAGGCCGCCCAGCTTCTGCGCGCCAACGGCTTCCCGGACGTCTTCGACCTCAAGTCCGTGAAGAACTGGTAG